In Pyrus communis chromosome 15, drPyrComm1.1, whole genome shotgun sequence, the genomic stretch ATGAACCTCAAGTATAATAAGCCAGATTATCAAAATGACGATAGCTACAAGGACGTTCAAAATGTTATGGAGTTCATCCACAGCTGTTTTTGTATCGTTCAAAGAAAATGCTAGTGCTCTTCTGTCTTTAAATGCATTGACCTAAAAGAAACGAGAAAAACACATTCATTCTTCAATAAATGGTTCGTCGATGACAGAAACCACAACTTAAAAGGCATTATTACCACCCAATTCCTAAGAGCGGTCTTGCTgattttgtcatcttcacttGCTGCACCAAAGAGACGAAATGTCTTTAAAGCTTCATCTTTATCCATAAACTGCATCAAATCCTCGAGGTAAATGTATCTGTCACAACAAAATGCATTAGCACATGTTGAAGGTAACTCCTGTAGACTACTCCCATACAAAGTACTTCTGAGCAGGTAACCATTAGGTAATTTAACATAGTGTAGCTCACATGCAGATGAAGATCAAACCAAATTAATATCTAATGGTAAAATTTTTTATGTAAACTTACGGAGACCCTGGCTTGGCTACTCTGAAAAACATCTTCCTGGCTGCATCTTTTGCTTGAGATTCAGTTGTAATCATCAAAGAAGAGTTGTCTCCCATATCAGAATTCAGTATGTGTTCATCTAGAGTGGTTAAGGCCCCGTGCCGGATGATGTTTACCATTTTTCTCATATTCCAAGCCGACACATTCTTTTGGTTTAGCTTATGCAAGTGATCAACCGGGATGCCTTCATCTTGCTTCCCAGACGCTGGCCTAGAAACCGCGGGACTCTTCCCTACTCTGGGGCTATTTTGGTGTCCACTCCCCACAACTCTCCCACTCCTTGCCCTGCGAAGAAGAGTTGCACTGAGCTCGCGAGGCATAGCAGCCCCCGCTTTCTGAAACTCCTGAATCTCAGCTGCCGCGGCTTTTTCCTCTTCTAGTGACAGTCGCCTTTCAAACAGAGGGGGGCCTGAAAGTGTCTCCAACACATACTGATTGAACAAAGCCTCCTGAATTCGATCGAAAAATGCGTTGACATGGAAAGACAAGGCAAGAACCTTAACAAGTATTGTCTTCAGCAGCCAAATCAATGTCCCAACCAGAAAACACACAAGAATCTTGGTCACATAAGGCAAAATCCTACTCTTGGTCTTCTCCTGCACCTTCTTATCAAATATCAAGTGCCACGCCAACAAGACCAAACCCAACCAGAGACAATTCTGCACCGATTTCCTTAATCCATAAACGAAATACAAAACCCGTTTTCGCAACAAGAAATTTCGTTCTACGAAGAACACAACCACCCGAATTCCCCAACCAGAAACCAAACGACCACAAATCAATGCCAGAACCAGAATTTCCCACTTCCACAGCGGAAGATCCCACAAAGTTTGCTTCTTTAAAATCGGAATCCAAAGATTGCAAACCAAAGCAGCTATAACAATAACAAGACTCACCCACTGAAGCAACGTGAGCGCGCTGAACTTCCACTTCCTGTACTCCTCTGGAATGTCTTCAAGGTCAGGGTCGTCGAAAGCCGAAGCGTCGTCATCTTTTCCATGCGATCGTCCGGAAGCGGCCGTTCTGTCGGATTTCAGAGACACTTCCTCTGGTAGGTCGAGAAGCCTGGACTTTGTCTTGCTCATGGGGGGTTTCCAGGGGCTTCGGGAGAAGGAGGCGTTGGAGCTGCATTGGATGACAGCCTCAGCCCCGTCGGAGCTGGAGGAAGCTTCCGGAAGCTCTTTGCTTCTCCGTCGGAAAGATTCAGTCAGTTTTTCTGGGGAGCCCTGAATTACTGGTGTCCTTGGAGCTGGTTCTCCGTTATGCGGTGCAGTCTCTGTTTCTATGCTACAGGAATCATCGCCATCGTCGATCTTGACTACCACTTCTCCTTCCCTCGTTGccatttgatcttcttcttcttggtggTGAGTTCGGTTGCTGCTTCTGCAGACTGCAGGGCAGGAAAGTGGTGACTTATGTAGTTGAAGACGGATACTTTTTCTCAAACCTTCCAAGTTAAGCAATGAACTTATAGAAATTGCTTGTGATTCTTTTGTTCGTTTGGGTAAAAGCGAAAGAGAAGCAACGTGAGACCGTCATTGTCGAATATAAAGCGGCTTtctgaaatgtttaaaaattattCCCCCAAAAGGTCTAAGGGAAGTCTCCGTTCCCGTTCTGGATACGTCTCTCTCGTCATCTTgtcaattattatatttttggcTCGTCGTCGCCCAtgttttatagaaaagtaaacgAATAAATATCCGAGAGATGAAAAGGAAGGGTGGAGGACATCAGATTCCCGACACGCCGTTATAGTAACTGCGACTTGGGAATATATGTTTTAGTGGGCTGTCGAATTTTCGGGAGAGAATCCTTGTTCATCGagttgaagatttttttttgtttttattccaacGATAATCTAGTTTGATTTATTATAATCTAAATTATGCTCTAAGAATTCGAACTTTATCTAGTATATGAGACACGTTTTTTTAATCAGCTTGATTATGAACGAAAAATTTGAACATTTAATTTagattaataaaacaaaacccaatAAACACACATATAGAGTCGTGTCACGTCAGCGGTCTGCTCAAGAATTTCTCCTCATTGGGTGCGACTTTAGCTGACTTTCCCTTTCGTCTATCTCGCTTCCCTTTGCAACctttaagggctggtttggtattattgTGTTTTGATAAAAAGTTGATTTTGTTGTATTGTAAGAATAAGcggttgtgaaataaagcagcagagtgtttggtaaacttttttgtaaaaatgcttttgaaaaaaaaaatagtattatagtgtttggtaaacttttatgtaaaacagatgtgaaaaaaaaccgatttttcaaagctgggttttgcagcttcttgtttttggctttttttcacccaaaactgtgaaaaaaagctgaagctgaatgtttaccaaacacaaaaatagctcccagcattttttgataccaatttttttcagaatcaccgcAGTACCAAACCAGTCTAGAATTGTAGACTTTCAGAATTGCAGACTTGGGAAGGAAGAATAAAGACGAGCATTGGATCTTTTTCCCAGTACCTTTCTGGCCCTATTTTCCGACAGCTCGAATTCACGGCACAACTTGTACCGTGCTACCAGCTACTAAATAAAACTTCTCATCAGGAAAAGGAAGCTCAATTCCATCAAGGATAAAGATCAAAGAATGGCTTATATTGCTGGAAAAAAAGTACACGAATACCTTCTGGACTACGCCAACTGCCGCTTGTAACGGAGTTAAGTTCTCGTCGGGAAGCTGACATTTCAGTCACGAAACATGGACAGAACAACCCCCAAGATAAAAACGTGAGCTTTATGATCGTATGTCCTATGCTTTATAACCTTCCTTGATCAACAGAAAGCAATCATGTGTCAGACACTAGTGTGATATCCAGATGCTTAATTCCAGTGAAGCAAATGAGATGGCTAATATCTAGGGAACACAGTTACACAGACCTCGCGAGCGACAAGTGCCATTTTCTGCAGTCATAACACCATACTGTGCATGTACTCTCGCGGTGCCAAAATTAGCTACTTTCACTACCTGTCAACAATAATTTCAAACTTAAAGAAAATCGAATAATTAAGTTTGATCACCATGTTAAATCTACACACACCCAAAATATAACCTGATGATAAGCTCatgttgaaagaaaaatatgtaacaAGGACAAGAACGCACACGTCCTGCCCATGCCTCTTTCATTTTGAGAAAAGTACACTAAATAAAGTACTTATATACGCAACATAGTTAAGAGATACAAAGAATCTATTACTCCAGTTCCGTCTACCAAAAGATTAGCAGCTTTCGACTCCCTATGAATTATATTGCTTTGGTGCAAGTAGTTCATTCCCCTGGAAACATCAATTTGCGACTCTGAGCAAGGACAGAAGTGATAACACGCCCCTTTGGTTATGCAGAAAGTCATACATACTTCCCCCAGACAGAAATTCTGAgaacgaaaaagaaaatataaaaaacttgAATTGAACCGAAAACCATGTGAGGGcataaacaaatataaatacataaattacaATAGCTTACACCTTACATGTCTTCATTGAGAAATATCAAAGTTAATTGAAGATTCGGAATTTCAAATATGAAGATAAACAATAATCACCTTACCTATGTAAGAAGATCCGGAACTGTAAGTGAATCACATCACATACTTGCAAAACTGAGAAACGCTTAACATGTTACCAACTGTTTACATCATTGAGAATATCAACAAAGATGATGTAAATTGAAAACCACATTAGATTGATTGACATTGCAGAGCAGCAATTTTAAACATATATTCAAAGGGGGAAAACAAATCTACCTCACTGAGGAGGACTTTGGGCTTGTCATTCGTGGAAATAGTAATTTCATGCATCGACCTGTAAAATTTGAAGTATAGCAAAGTTAATTATATAAGAACAATGCAAAACTATAGCAATCAATTATTTGCTGTAATTCCTTCCTGTCAAATATCTTCTCAGACACAACAAAGTCATACGAGACATTCCTATATACATATAGAAATGATAGGTATAAAAGGCAGTACAGATCACACTGCAAAAAGGAGAAGCATCTTTTTTCGTGTACTTCATTATGTGAAAATGATGACAATCATAAAGAAACGTATTTCAACCTACTTACCTTGTAAACAGTTGACTGGCATACACGGAGTTATCTGTAACCTCTCAGCTTCAAGAGCAAGTTCAAAGTCTGGTGACAAACCAAAAGCTGGCGGTGGATGACCGAATACATAAGAAATAACGTGCCATATGAGAGATGTAAAGATCAATGTTTTCAATAGAGAGAGCCAACTCCAAATAAATATTCATATAGCCGTGCATCTCTTTGTTGGCAGCAGCAGAACATTGACATTCGCTTTCCTCGATGAATTTGAGCCGGAAGCAGAACGAACCTGCATAAAAGATTGGCTAAGCAAATAACTTCCTATGCCAATAATTCCTTGTCCCAGACGAGCTTGGACTGCGGCGGGTCTAGTGGCAGGGTCATGTGCCCCATGCAGTAATCTCTTATGTATCAGAACATCTTGTGCCCTCTCCGGCGAAGGAGTGTACTGTGCATTTAATATTTCTTAATGTTTAGCTTTCAGCTAATTTCTCTCTCTTACATTTAGCGAGTGACTGTTCAAAGTGTTAGAATAGCTTCTCTAGCTTGTGGGAAATGTTCTTAccttttaaaaaaagaaaaagaaaagaggattGGGCTAGcttcttctttaatttttaaaactaacCAGGCCCAGAAACTTCGATCCAGAAAGATCTTGACAAGTCATCTCTTCTCAAAAGATTATTATGCGTTTTACTTGTGAAAATATGACAAAGAACATATACATAATGGGATGCCTCAAGATTCAAGATGTTTATAGAGTGTGGATAGCTATACTGTGACTTTTTATATGTAAagtatatttatttatagaGAACGATGGCTTAAATTGTGTACATATACaatttcttttctaatttttaagtGTTGTTGTTATTTcagttttttaatttctactttttagttttcagGTATAAAGATAAATGACGATGGGTTTGAAagtttttgttaattgtttctgtttttatttattgcggaaaatgaaacaaatgaaaaaacgTGTAGCAAAATATTCATCgcatatttttttagttatggtgaattttttgttaaatattaagTTGGTAGCTAGTCTTGAGGTCCTGGGTTCGAATTAGGTATGACAAGAGTCAGTCGGCAGATCAAAGTTAGAAGCCTAGATATTGAGTTTCGAGAGTAGATTAATACATGTTTTGTAATGTAAAATTGGTTATCAAACTAAGAATTAAAAATAGTATGGTAATCAAACGGTCCCTCAACGAGttgaataatatttttacatACGTAAAGAGTTAAACAATGTTCTTAAACATGGTCAACTACCCAGTCTCCCAATTTTTTTAGCAGAAAATGAATCAGATGTGCAATGTGAATTTCCTCAACTCAAGAATTAACTAATTAGCAAGGCTAACTCAACTGAAGTCTCTCTCACTCTTCTAGTCTCTATATCCCGCGGTTATTAATTAGTAAACAGAAAGCAAGGGACAAAAAATGGCATTGAGTACTGACAAGATTCCACAACTAGTAATTAAGGTGGATGAAGTAGTTGGTTTAGTAAAGACTAAAGGGAGACTGggagataataataaaaagcaagCGTTTTGCATGGCCGTTGTGGGGGGTGGTGGGGGCGTTACTTTGACAACTCATTTGATATTCCTTTTACTTTAGTTTAATTTAACGTACGTAattcaaatttttagttttgattaaCGTGTTCGTGTTTCTGCTGGTGCTGGGgcatgcagagagagagagagagagaaagcgagagagagagatatatatatatatatatatatatatatatatattagatagACGTGTGCCTCTGGGTCTGCATCTTCTGTTAATAATAAGAAGAGTAGAGAAAATAAATTTATCCTGCAACCCAGCAGAGAGTGAGATTCCGTTATTGATGTGGAGGCGCTGCAACTGCAACCTTGTTGTTTCTGTGCCTAGCAAGCTTCTGTGGAAGTGTGTATCacagagatgagagagagaatctagagagagagagagtagagagagagagagagaatattaTGGGCCGGGCTGATGGGACATTTAGCATGGTATTGAATGCTGCTATGGTCCTTTGgcattagggttttaattcgGTAGCTGCCGGTTTTTAATGCACCACCAGCACCCTGCAACTGCAAtatgcttctctctctctctctctctctctctctctctctctctctctctctctctctctctctctctctctctctctctctagtccTTCCTTAAATAttgattcatgacattcccaaTTTCACCACCATtattatcaatatatatatatatatatatatatatcctccTCAGCAGTCAGTCCTCTCCTATCCTTCAACTTATTTCTCTGCTTCATTTGGTAAATAattctatatatatgtgtgtgtgtgtgtgaagttGATGCAGCATGCAGGAAAAATATAGAATGTTTTGCGGATATACAATTACCTTATTGAAATAGTTACTGTGATGTTGGCCTGGTTCACTCAGAGAAGAAGATTACTTACTGCATCTGCATGTACGTAGATATGTACGTTGTTCTATGGTCACCTGAATCTGATTGAGCCGCGCCAATATCTCAGTGCTCTTTCATCCTCTCACGCCGGCTGCCTCCGCCCTCTTCCTCGCTCTTTCAATATCGATCTGGtcaatatttcattttttttctctttatttctgtttcatttcatttttttgatgtttttcctttttcgtTCTCTTTTACAAAATGGAAtatatatcttctttttttgcTTATTTTACACTTAACTTACGTGACAGAACAAAATTGAGAACCTTGTACTCCACTATCCGGTTTTGGTtcgctactcctcatattgccaattggttttatggtagaacctcaacttttttcatggtatcagagtaggttGTCCCACGTGTCCACGTCATCCCGTTGTGTTGTCCActtgttaggcttgaaaattcgtcacacgtGAGAgagcgtgttgagaatgagtcccacattgatgggatgaggtgagggaccttgcatgggcttataagaggttgggctacttcccatattgccaattagttttatggtggaatctcaactttcttcatggtatcagagcaagttgTCCCACGTATCCACGTCATCTcattgtgttgtccacgtgttaggcttgaaaattcgtcacacgtAATTCACCACACGTGAGaaggcgtgttgagaatgagtcccacattgatggaTGAGGTGAGGGACCTTGCATAGGCTTATAATAGGTTTGACTActtctcatattgccaattggttttatggtggaaccccaactttcttcatggtatcaaagcaggttgTCCCACATGTCCACGTCATCCCATTGCGTTATCcatgtgttaggcttgaaaattcgtcacacgtGAGGGAGCGTGgtgagaatgagtcccacattgatgggagaagGACCacgcatgggcttataagaggttacgctactcctcatattgccaattgattttatgatggaaccttaactttcttcagTTTCGACCGGCGACCGTCTTTGTTAATGTAATTAGCAGCAGGCCAGGGGGTACTACCGTCTAgcaaaaactaattaaatacCTTCACTGTATACCGTTAACGTAAATAGTAAGTTAGTAACCAGAAATATGTATTTATTGGATAGCCAATATTATCATTTGAGTATGTAACTGTGCTACTTGGTTGTCCTTCCAATTGTAACTAACGAATTTTCACCGCACACGTGTGGCTTCATAGCCGTGTAGTTACCATGGAATATAGAAAAAAATTCTTAATGCTGGGAGTGGGAGTGTGGATCAAAGAAAGTAGGAGAAGAAATAGTTAGAAGAGTAAATGCAGCAAGGTGGAGCGTGGGCCAATTTAATTGCTGCGTAAGTACGTACCGTCGGTGTCCGCTAGCTACTGTTAATTTTCCTCTCACAAATCACAAGCAATTGAGTGAGGGAATCCACTCTCTGTCTGTCTGTCCCCTTGGACTTCATTTGATACTACTTTCAAGGCGCATTTACGTAATCGAAATTAAAATAcggaattaaatttcaattacGGGGTATAATTTTGTCTATTAAACTTGGGAAGTAAAAGAAAAGATGGGACCCACacaaaattttggaattcaattccaaaatttgaaggatttggattcCTGATTGCTTGGGCAATTAAAATGACACTTTTGTTTGCTTTATGCTCTCACTTACTTTTTTTACTTCCAAGACTATCCTTTATAAACCCATTAACCCTAGTTTAATTGTGCACAACTCCATTATGCACAACtccttactttttttattttcatgctTATTCACATTATGCACAACTCCATGCATATGTTGAAGAGAATAAACTACAACTTGagcaagaaaatttaaatattaaagtaaatacttaaatttataaataaataaataaaacaaaagcattttagtgtgtctatgaaataaaaaagcaatttaattttttttcttactattatatattatatcaaattttattaaaaaaaagtatataaaatatttgatttgggacaagggcattttagtaaatcaCACTAGTTTATATCTGATTCTGctaaattagtaaacaactttatGAAATTAGTATCATTTTTATTCCGATTCCAGAGCATTTAAATAAACAGCTTCAACATGAATTCAATTCTGACTTCTTCTCATTCCaactcctcctcaattcaattcctcctcaatttgATTCCTCTTATTTTCATTACGGTTATATAAACACGCCATCAGTCCTCAATGAATATAAGCTATGGCCTATCAACCAAGTTTTAGTATTGACGGGGACAAGAAATTATTCGGATCGTATTTGTTTGTTATTTCGTTAAGCGAGCTGTTAGAAGATACTTCGAAAAAAAAGTCATTCAATACTCCTATCAATATTCAATATATTTGAAGtgtatgatgatttttttttaattttaaaagatttttatTGAGAAAAATAACACATATACTTGTGCAATTTTTTATGATCATAACGAAATTTTGACGCAGCTAGCCACAAGGTCTAGTAGCTAATTTTGATCAAATATTTGGTTCCTTTTGCACCAAGAAACTAGACGAATTTAGTCCATAATCTCACACATGAACCAAATGAACCCAAACTGTAAGATCAGCCACTCATTCATATCATATGTAGATCATAGATTGTTTGTCCTCTTGTCTATCCACTTCCACTAGTTTGACATACTTGCAAGCTCTCACACTCTCCACCTCCCATCACTAAGCTCCAGTGCCACGTCATCGGATAGCATCTCCACCCAATGCCACTCATTCACTATATCCAATCACCAATTCCTCCACCACACATAACCTTCCCCCTCCCACCCTATTAAAACACACCCTTCCTATCTTCTCCTTTTGATCGCTTTTAGAACTTGAGGCGACCTGCTTGCGAGAACACGTTCAATCAACTACATACAATGGCCTCCGTCAACCCCGCCGCGGTCGCTATCCCATCATTCACCGGACTCAAATCCGCCGGCGCAGCCAAGGTTAACGCTGCCGTTAAGGTCTCAGCCTCCCGAAGGCAGATGTGCATCGTCAAGTCATCCCTCAAGGATATCGGTGTGGCCGTTGCCGCCACTGCCGCCAGTGCTATCCTCGCCAGTAATGCCATGGCGATTGAGGTCTTGCTAGGCAGCGATGACGGTGGCTTGGCCTTCGTCCCCAACAGCTTCTCCGTCGCCCCCGGTGAGAAAATTGTGTTCAAGAACAATGCTGGATTCCCACACAACATTGTGTTTGACGAGGACGAGGTTCCCGGCGGTGTGGATGCTGGAAAGATCTCGATGAGCGAGGAGGACCTCCTGAATGGCCCCGGGGAGACCTACGCCATCACCTTGACCGAAAAAGGTTCATACTCTTTCTACTGCTCTCCTCACCAGGGAGCTGGCATGGTCGGCAAAGTTACCGTTAACTAATTCATGATCAGTTGTCTGATTAATAATATTTATGCTTCCTTTTTTGGAGGCAAAGTAGGACTTCTGTACCGATCAGATTATATATTGCCATGAGAGACAACGTGAGAGGTGAAACCATTTATATATTGAGCGCCTTCATGCTTTTcatcattcttctttatttaaaGTTGGATAGTTTGTGTGCTGGCTTTTATTTCATTTCGTTATTTAAGGCTTGTTCGAGACTACTTCCCTAAAAACTACTTTTTTCACTTTTACTGTAAGTGCTTTTATTATAAACACTACCAAAAATGCTTTCTAAAAAAAATGCTTCTATAAATCACAACACTCTTGTATTTTACTGTCAAACGTAGTAGAAAAAACTTTTTACTCTTTAAGAAGCTGTTTTAAATCAATCCTAAAACATATGTTAAAGTGTAGTGGTTAATTAACCAATTGTGTGTGTAGAAACGTTAACTAGGCCAATTAATTAAGATAGGATGTACGCGGTCTTATTagaatataatttaaataaagaaaaaagtatTGTCTACATTCTCATggtaaaccaaaaacaaaaaagaaatgaagagaTCAATTGAATTACATTTCATTAGGCTATATACTATTTGTTGCGTGAGGAAATCTTAGGGAATAAGGAATGAAGAGATATTTTTGGTATAAAATTATGTAATTGGTATCCTAGTGGTTTTGGGATACTTGTTTCCTAGTTTGTAGGAGattgtatatgtttatatattccTCTATGTGAGAAGAATAAAGATAAGGAAAATATTCATCTAAAACCTAGAATTTAACTTGGTATCAAGAGCAGGTTTCGACCTGTCTCGTCTCGGAAAAAAACCCTAGCCGTCAAAACTTTGGTGTTCATCAAATCTTGAACCCAGAAACCAAAGCACCGTAGCCTTTGGAATCAACAAAGctacagaaaaaaaaacaaatatacataACCTGCACATCTGTCCGTGCAATGGCAGACATCAAAACTGGAGATATAATTCCCATGCAAACTATATCGGTCCATGGTGAGTCATCCAACGTCAACCCCATTCCGTTTGGGTATCGATTGAGCGACTCGAACTTCAAGGTTTGGTCGAAGATGAAGATGATCCAGGATATGTGAAGTGGTCAACGGAAGATGCTATTGTGCGGGGGTGGTTGCTCAAAACCATGGAACCCCACCTGCTTGGCCTGTTTATAGACTTGCCCACGGCTAAAGATATCTGGGAGAGTGTCACCCAGATGTTTTATGATGGTTCTGATGAGTCCCAATACTATGAACTCCGGTGCAAGGCTACACGGACGAGACAGGATGGTCGTCAAATTAATTTGTACTTCACTGAATTAAAGAGTGTGTGGCAGGACCTTGACAGACGACGTCCTCTTCGTATGGTGTGTGGAGCAGATTTGAAAACTCGTAAAGAAGAACTCGCAAAAGATAGGGTGTATGATTTTCTTGCGGGATTAGATGGTGTGTTTGACCAAGTTCGGAGTGAGATTCTAAGGATGAAACCTATCCCTGGAATCGAAGAATGCTTCAATTTGGTACGACGTGAATCCCAAAGGCTGGTCACTATGATGGGAACAAAAGCTACAATGACAGCACCT encodes the following:
- the LOC137718626 gene encoding mechanosensitive ion channel protein 8-like, with product MATREGEVVVKIDDGDDSCSIETETAPHNGEPAPRTPVIQGSPEKLTESFRRRSKELPEASSSSDGAEAVIQCSSNASFSRSPWKPPMSKTKSRLLDLPEEVSLKSDRTAASGRSHGKDDDASAFDDPDLEDIPEEYRKWKFSALTLLQWVSLVIVIAALVCNLWIPILKKQTLWDLPLWKWEILVLALICGRLVSGWGIRVVVFFVERNFLLRKRVLYFVYGLRKSVQNCLWLGLVLLAWHLIFDKKVQEKTKSRILPYVTKILVCFLVGTLIWLLKTILVKVLALSFHVNAFFDRIQEALFNQYVLETLSGPPLFERRLSLEEEKAAAAEIQEFQKAGAAMPRELSATLLRRARSGRVVGSGHQNSPRVGKSPAVSRPASGKQDEGIPVDHLHKLNQKNVSAWNMRKMVNIIRHGALTTLDEHILNSDMGDNSSLMITTESQAKDAARKMFFRVAKPGSPYIYLEDLMQFMDKDEALKTFRLFGAASEDDKISKTALRNWVVNAFKDRRALAFSLNDTKTAVDELHNILNVLVAIVILIIWLIILEVHFAHFLLLMSSQLLLVVFIFGNTCKTVFEAIIFLFVMHPFDVGDRCEVDGVQMVVEEMNILTTVFLKFDNHKIIYPNSVLATKAIANYRRSPDMGDAIDFCVHISTPLEKVATMKGRIQRYIEDKKDHWYDAPMLIMRDVEELNKLKISVWLTHKMNHQDMLERWHRRSLLIEEMIKVFRELDIEYRLLPLDVNVRAMPSSTSNKVPSNWTTCVPPPAN
- the LOC137717570 gene encoding plastocyanin B'/B'' → MASVNPAAVAIPSFTGLKSAGAAKVNAAVKVSASRRQMCIVKSSLKDIGVAVAATAASAILASNAMAIEVLLGSDDGGLAFVPNSFSVAPGEKIVFKNNAGFPHNIVFDEDEVPGGVDAGKISMSEEDLLNGPGETYAITLTEKGSYSFYCSPHQGAGMVGKVTVN
- the LOC137718023 gene encoding uncharacterized protein; this encodes MADIKTGDIIPMQTISVHGLVEDEDDPGYVKWSTEDAIVRGWLLKTMEPHLLGLFIDLPTAKDIWESVTQMFYDGSDESQYYELRCKATRTRQDGRQINLYFTELKSVWQDLDRRRPLRMVCGADLKTRKEELAKDRVYDFLAGLDGVFDQVRSEILRMKPIPGIEECFNLVRRESQRLVTMMGTKATMTAPPMAMATKAPGSLPPSNESSRSFQTHEDIDKDKLHCNHCNGTRHTEETCFEIHGYP